A window of Rutidosis leptorrhynchoides isolate AG116_Rl617_1_P2 unplaced genomic scaffold, CSIRO_AGI_Rlap_v1 contig475, whole genome shotgun sequence genomic DNA:
CAGGGCTCTCCTAGAAACGATATTATTCGATCCTGCGTGGCATATTTTGAAAGCCCCTCTGAGGCACAAAAAATTGTCTATAAACTATGTGTAAGTCCTATGAACGACATCATTCGACACATGTAAAAATTCATAAAGACGCGGTGGGGCCTCGAGCAAAGGATGAACATAGACCCTCAAGTTTTAGTCCGCTCAGCCTTCACCCCGCACTAGTCCCAACGAACAAATATGTTTAAGGCATGACTGGAAGGATCTTCGACGAAAATAGACAGGTCAGTCTTAGCCGACATCTGCCATGGAGCGAGGCCACGACCACCCGATCGTTATCTTAATGGCTTATAAAGCATATAGACCAGGCCAAATGAGCGCTTTGATGGGTATAGGCCCATGACCATCTTAGCCCTCGGCCTGGCATGAATGCTATGCTTAACTGAGAGGCCGAGTGAAACAGACCGAATTTGTGAATTGATCACTCGTTGTTTCGACCTTTTTCACCTAGCCGACTTCGGTTACAAGTAGAAGAGCGATTGCGGCACCACGACATAAGAGGTGCAGAGCGCTAGTTATAAGGTACCCCATTGTGAAAGGCAAAGCAAAATGTAACTTTTTGGCCCTAGGAATATAGCGACTGGCTAAGAGGGAAACCCACCCCAGCGTTAGCGCCAGTTAAGAGTCACGACCACCTCGACGTCACCTCGGGTCCGAGAGGATTAGTTCATAAAGGATCTAGTCAACTGGTTAAGAGGTACCACCACCCCAGTGCTAGGCGTCGGTTAAGAGGCAAGCCCACCCCGACAATCCTTTCGATTGATAAAATTCTTACAAAAACCCACCAGCGAACAATTGCAGACTAAGTCGCTGGTTAAGAGGTACGCCCACCCCGACGTCTCTCTTTGTTTGGCGAGGCAAGGATTCGGAGTTCCAAAAAGGTCAAGATGTTGGTCAAGAGCTTAAGCCATGCCGAACACTTCCTTAGGCAAGGATTTTCACAACAAATAAGTAGCAGAAGCGGATAAACTGTCGCTTAAGAGGTACGCCCACACCGACGCCCATACGAGACTGAAAAATCAAGTGGTCAAGATGTCAGTTAAGAGGCACGCTCAACCCGAGTACTTCCTCATAAATGGAAAAATCTGATAAGTCATAAAGTCGAAAGTCAAGCCGAAGGTCAAGAGCTACGGCCACGCCAGTGCTTCCTCATAAATAGGCCAAGATTTCAAATCTTTAAAAACATAAAATCACGGCTAAGAGCCTGAGAGACAAACCGATGATACAATATATTCAAGACAGGCAAAAGTTTCCTAAAGTCCAAAAAGCAAAGTTGGTTAAGAGGTACACCCAACCCAGCAGCAGATGTCGGCAAAGGGGTATGCCCACACCGACACTCATCTCGCTCGGACGATAAAAAGAGAAACTAAGACCTACGGAGACAAAAAATTAAAAGTCGACTAAGAGCTAGGGCCACCTCGACACCCATTTTGATAAGGCAACATTGAAGCGTAGAAGCAGCAACAAGAGTTAGGCCGTCGCTCGCCAAGATGAAGCCGATGCCCTTAGGTAACCAAAACAAAGACTCAAACAAGAGAATTAGGTAAATAAGACACCAGTTAAGGGCTACGGCCATACCGCCGCCAACCTTTATTTGGGTAGAAATTCAAGCCAAGTTCTAATTAGAAGAATGAAGCCCATCATCAGTATCGGCTAAGCCATCGCTTGGcaccgaaggctcgtttttgttggGACATGCATAATATAGAAGCTGAAGAATATGAGCCGGCTATAAAAAGAATGTAAATTGTCAAAGGCCGAAAGCTATGAGCTAGCCTCAGACAGATATTTCAAACAACTTCAAGCAAAGCAAAAACGAGTATGCAAAGAAGGAAAGCTTGGAAGGCAAAACTCAGAAAGATGTAGGGATGCATGAAATCAAGCTACTGCATTCGTAAAGTCAAAAATCCAACCGAAACAAGTGTACAAAATTTGATATCTACAAGGTCGACATGCCGATATCTATGGCGCGCAGGCTAGGAAAGCTAGCAAAATGACGACATGTTGAGTGTCTGAAAAACCATGCAAGGCCGAACATATTAGACTAATCCTGATGCTCCTAAGGAAAGAGTAGCAAGCTTCGCTCGAAATTGGGTGGAGCCAATATGACACCACGACCAGGCGAGAAAAATAAGGGAAAAACGAAACCGAAGACGAGTCAATCTGAATCGAATATAGTTCCACTGCCACCCAAGATTCCTTCTAGCTTACCCTCATACGGATTCCAGATCTTCCATGCAAGTAAAGGCCACTCCAACAGTCGACACGGCCTCACTGAAGGCATCAACCTTTACCGAGTCTAAGTTCCCTTCCATATCATGCCAGGCATCCCCAAGAATTTGCTTGATTGTTGATAGTCTCGGATAACCACCCTTTCTTCCACACCGCCGATCCTGATCAGCGTGCGAAGCTGGCCATTCTCCTTCCGGGCCGCATCCAGATCTTTCCTCACGGCTTGAAGAACTCGTCGTTGCTCCTCATACCTTCTCAGGATTTCTTGGATAAAATCGGCAGCCTGTAAGAGAAAGAGAGAGCCAAATAAGGCCAATGCCTAAACAACCAGCCATTTAGAGAAGAAAACAACCAGAGAGCAGATAAGAAGAATGCTTACCAGTTTGTTGTGGCTGGAAGCTCCATCTACCACTTCTTGCCACTCCATGGCTTCCAAAGCTCGCCGACCGCCATCAATCACAGCCTTGGACATCCGCGGCACGGCTGAAAGCTAGCCATCTTCAAGGGGAATCGAGCCCGGCACATCCATGGCCGCTTGCCATTTGCAGCTCGTCCCAGCCATCACCGAACGTGCCCCATCCCCCGTTGGAGGAGTTGTAGCTTGGGTCGCCTCGGCAGACGCTGCCGCTTGTATGGCCCGATGTGGTCCCCCTCTCTTTCCTCGCTTGGGATGACGAGATACGACATCGAGAGCTCCCTCAGCTTCTTTAGGACCAGATAGTCCCATCGCTTCGCCAGCTGCATGACAAAGAAAAGGGTCAAAGCCATGAGGCAATAGCGGATGAAATATAAATTAAATGCACGGGAAAGGCTAATGCCGCAACGCCGATAAGGGTCGGAAACGACTCCCCACGAATCTTGGCTTTGCGATAAAAAATGTTAGGATTTGCCATCCAACTGAATTTTATTACTTGCCAGACTCCAATCACAGGGCTAATATAGTGATCAAACCCAATAGGCGGTAGCTCCGAATTCTCCGCGTCATAATAGACTCTCTCGGATTCGTGTCAGAAGCCGAGACCACCCCAGTTTGCCATCCGACAGAAAAAAACTTAAACAAGCTCTTCCAACACTTCACACCTTAGGCATGCCAATCACCTTTTGCCACACGTGAATGTTAAAATTCCTCTCTTTTAATGATTGGCCAATTTTTTAAAATCGTATAGTTGTCAATAATGATATACATACCTAAGTGATAACGTGTTAGGAAGTTCCCATCTAAGAATAGTTCAAAAAAGATGCAATACAATACACGATGGCCGGGTTGgataaaatgagaaaaaaaaattaCTGTATTACATTCACTGGATAAGGTGAAGTAATTAAGTGAAGGACTCGAGGTAGCTAAAGCAATTCAGCTAGTATATATATACATCCTGATAGTGATTGGTAGGTTTGGACTATTTGGCTATATATCCTGATTAATATACAATTTAAATGGCTTATTGGTCACACAATATACCAACCTTTAAGATGAGTCTTAATTATTTCACTACCCTAGTAGGTCCTGATTAAGATTTGCTACCAAATATTGGAGAAAACCGtgtttgtttgtatatctatatcttCAGTAGAAGAAGGGGATCGAGGTAATAAAGTCTTCTATATCGTCAATGTTCAAATATCAATGTATCATGGTTCCATGATCATACTTCTTATTAACAAATCGACTTGGATTGATCTCTAATCGTGAAAAGTGAAATTGATCGATCGGCAGCTAGATAAATCACATTTTAtagcaattagtaatagtaattCATTTTCAAACAAATTCAGAAAGAGTCATCTCAAAGCCAAATCTTTTGACAAATACATTCATGAAAACTTGATTTTAACCTACTTCTAAGTTTCTTGTCTTTCAATCCAAGTAATCCAAAAGACTTTACAACACATTTCCTCGATCACACTCTAAATTCATTTTTCTTTCAAAATTTCATGCTAGCTCCTGATCTTCAATACATTTCTATTGCCTGCCATGAAACACAGGAAACTCTTCCCATCTCTACCGTCAACAACAAACAAAACTGTAAGTTGCTCGAATTCTGTTACCCGTCTTGTCCTGACGACTGTGATTCTTACCCAGATTACTCCTATTTCTGGCCACCACCTCCGCCGCAACCAATATCCGACCAAAATCACCACGATTCATTCTATGTGATCATCATAATTTCCTTACTAGTCGGACTATTTCTCGTTTTAACCTATTATCTGTTCGTTTCCAAGCATCACGGTGGTTGGAGAAACATTACTGGAGCTCAACGGGATCAGGGGTTTCTTGAGAATCAAGTAAGTGATCATTCCATATGGTTCATCGCGACCGTTGGATTGCAGCAGAGTATTATAAATTCGATTACGGTTTGCAAATACAAGAAAAGTGAAGGTCTAATCGATGGGAGTGATTGTTCGGTTTGCTTgaatgagtttcaagaaggtgagacACTAAGGTTACTGCCAAAATGTAACCATGCTTTTCATATACCTTGTATTGATACTTGGCTAAGCTGTCACACGAATTGTCCCTTAGGCCGAGCACATATAGTCTCAGATGCTCAATTTGTTGATAACCAGAGGGAAAATAGTGGTATTAACAATGGGTTGCGTGTGAATCAAGAAAGAGACCAGGGAAACAGGACAGGGTCAGAGGAAGATATTGAAATTGTACATGTCAATTCTAGAGAGGGTACTGGTATATCCATGAAAAGATCATTTTTGTTTTGTGGAAATTCAAGCAGTTTTCGACGGATAAATAATAGCTCTTCAGTGGCACAATGTCTGCATAAAACCCCTATTCGCATGAAGAGATCATTTTCGTGTAGCGGAAGATTTTTCTCATCCGCAAGACATAACCCCAACTTAAAACCATTCttcctttataaatgttttaatacTATTCCTGCAGATTTAAGCTTTGTGTATTTAGTTTCAGTAATTGGAGCCAGAAACTTGAGATACATTTATAATCCTTGCTGATAAAGAGGAACTTCCTGGACAAGTCTGATTAGTTTGAGAAGTGAATCAGCAGCATTTTCAACTTCTGAGTTGAACCACAAATTACAAGCATATGATTAAGGTATC
This region includes:
- the LOC139883929 gene encoding LOW QUALITY PROTEIN: RING-H2 finger protein ATL54-like (The sequence of the model RefSeq protein was modified relative to this genomic sequence to represent the inferred CDS: inserted 1 base in 1 codon); translated protein: MKHRKLFPSLPSTTNKTVSCXEFCYPSCPDDCDSYPDYSYFWPPPPPQPISDQNHHDSFYVIIIISLLVGLFLVLTYYLFVSKHHGGWRNITGAQRDQGFLENQVSDHSIWFIATVGLQQSIINSITVCKYKKSEGLIDGSDCSVCLNEFQEGETLRLLPKCNHAFHIPCIDTWLSCHTNCPLGRAHIVSDAQFVDNQRENSGINNGLRVNQERDQGNRTGSEEDIEIVHVNSREGTGISMKRSFLFCGNSSSFRRINNSSSVAQCLHKTPIRMKRSFSCSGRFFSSARHNPNLKPFFLYKCFNTIPADLSFVYLVSVIGARNLRYIYNPC